The genomic DNA GGGAAAAACCGCACAGGAGGCGATCCGTGAGGGAATCTACAGCGGCGTGTTAGCGTGATCAAGAGGCATCTCACGAGTCGCCGCGCGATATTCGGGAAAGAGTGATTTCCGGATTACCCGTCCGGTGACCTACGGTCAGGGAGCGGTCACAGGAAAAGGAATGCCAGAGGAACGGTAGGTTTCCGTGCATGATGGATCATCGTCGGTCGATCCCGCGCACGGACGTGCTGCTCGCCGACCCACGACTGGCCGAGGCTGGTCGGCGGCTGGGGTCCGAGCGCGTCAAGGGCGTGGTCGTCGCCATGCAGCAGCGTGCCAGGGAGGGGGCCATCTCGCCGGAGGAGGTCCTGCCGGCGGCGCTGGCGGCGCTGCCGGCCAGCGCCTCCGGGCTGCGACGCGTGATCAACGCCACCGGCGTGCTGCTCCACACCAACCTGGGCCGCGCCCCGCTGTCCGCCGCCGCCCGCGAGGCGGTGGACAGGGCCGCCGGCGCCACCGACATCGAGCTGGACCTCGACACGGGCGCACGCGGCAGGCGTGGGCGGACGGCCTTGGCCACTCTGGCCACCGCCGTACCCGAGGCCGAGGCCGTACACGTGGTCAACAACAACGCAGCCGCCCTCGCCCTGGCGGCCACCACGTTCGCCGCCGGCCGGGAGATCGTCATCAGCCGGGGCGAGCTCATCGAGATCGGCGACGGCTTCCGCCTGCCCGACCTGCTCGTCGCCACCGGAGCGCGGCTGCGCGAGGTGGGCACCACGAATCGCACCGCGGTCCGCGACTACGCCGAGGCGATCGGCCCGGACACCGGGATGGTGCTCAAGGTGCACCCGTCCAACTACCGCATCGAGGGCTTCACCGCGTCTGTCCCGATCGCCGAGCTCGAGGCGCTGTGCCGGCGGCACCGGGTCCCGCTCGTGGGCGACGCGGGCTCCGGGCTGCTGCGGCCCGAGCCGCTGCTGCCGGACGAGCCCGATGTGGCCACCTGGCTGCGCCAGGGCGCCGACCTGGTCACCACCAGCGGTGACAAGCTGCTCGGCGGCCCGCAGAGTGGGCTGATCTTCGGCCGGGCGGAGCTGGTCGAGCAGTTGCGGCGCCACCCGCTGGCGCGGGCGCTGCGGGTGGACAAGCTCACCCTCGCCGCGCTGGAGGCAACGGTCGGCGGCCCCGGCACGCCCACCCTCGACGCGCTGCACGCCGACGCCGCCGGGCTGCGCCGCCGGGCCGGGGAGCTGGCGGCCCGGCTGCGCGACAAGGCGGTCGCGGCCGAGGTGGTGGACAGCGCCGGCGTGGTCGGCGGCGGTGGCGCGCCGGGGGTGCGGCTGCGGGGCGCGGCCGTGGCCCTCGACGAGCGCCTGGCCGGCGTGCTGCGCCGTGGTGAGCCGCCCGTGCTCGGGCGGGTGGAGCGCGGGCGATGCCTCCTCGACCTGCGTGCCGTTCCGGAGGCCGACGACGAGACGTTGCTGAACGCCGTCCTGGCCGTGGCCCATCATGTGCCGGACTGACGAGTTGAAGGGCACGAGCGTGCACGTCGTCGCGACCGCCGGGCACGTGGACCATGGCAAGTCCACCCTGCTGCGCGCCCTGACCGGGATGGAGCCCGACCGCTGGGCGGAGGAGCGGCGCCGGGGCCTCACCATCGATCTGGGGTTCGTGTGGACCAGCGACCCGGACGTCGCCTTCGTCGACGTGCCCGGCCATGAGCGGTTCATCTCGAACATGCTCGCAGGGGTGGGGCCGGTCCCCGCCGTGCTGTTCGTGGTGGCCGCCGACGGGGGCTGGCAGGTGCAGTCCGAGGAGCACCTGGCGGTGCTCGACACGCTCGGCGTCCGGCACGGGGTACTGGCGGTGACGCGGGCCGACCTCGCGGACCCGGCCCCGGTGCTGGCGGAGGCGGCCGAGCGGCTCGGCCGTACGAGCCTGGGCGGGGTCGAGGCGGTGGCCGTCAGCGCGGTCACCGGACAGGGGTTGCCTGAGCTGCGGGCGGCGCTGGGCAGGCTCACCGCCGCCCTGCCTGTCCCCGACCCGTCGGCGGACGTGCGCCTGTGGATCGACCGGGCGTTCACCGTGGACGGGCGTGGCGTCGTCGTCACCGGCACGCTGGGCCGCGGCACGCTCAGGACGGCGCAGACCCTGGAGATCGCCGGCACCGGCGACCTCGTCGAGGTGCGCGGCCTGCACAGCCTGCAGGTGGCCTACGAGGAGGTCCGCGGGCCGGCGCGGGTGGCGGTGAACCTGCGCGGACGGGCGGCGGCCGGGCTGCGCAGGGGGGACGCGCTGCTCGACCCGGAGCGCTGGGCGGAGGTCGGCGAGGTGGACGTCCGGCTGGACGAGACCCATGCGCCGGCCGCGCGGGCGCGGGTGGCCCGGGCGGACGGCGCGGCCGCGAGGATGCCCGGGCAGCTCATCTGGCACATCGGCTCGGCCGCCGTGCCGGCCAGGGTCCGGCCGCTGGGCTCCGGCACCGCTCGCGTCACGCTGAGCCGCCCGCTCCCGCTCCGCCTGGGCGACCGGGCGCTGCTGCGCGACCCCGGCAACCGCGACGTGTACGGGGCGACGCTGCTGGACGTGCGGCCTCCCGCGCTGGACCGCCGCGGCGCGGCGCGGGCCCGGGCCGCGGAGCTGGCCACGCTGACCGGCGCGCCGGACGGCGCGGCCGAGTTGCGGCGGCGCGGGCTGATGCGGCGCGCCGACATGCTCGCGATGGGCGCGACGCCGCCCGGTCCGC from Nonomuraea muscovyensis includes the following:
- the selA gene encoding L-seryl-tRNA(Sec) selenium transferase, whose product is MMDHRRSIPRTDVLLADPRLAEAGRRLGSERVKGVVVAMQQRAREGAISPEEVLPAALAALPASASGLRRVINATGVLLHTNLGRAPLSAAAREAVDRAAGATDIELDLDTGARGRRGRTALATLATAVPEAEAVHVVNNNAAALALAATTFAAGREIVISRGELIEIGDGFRLPDLLVATGARLREVGTTNRTAVRDYAEAIGPDTGMVLKVHPSNYRIEGFTASVPIAELEALCRRHRVPLVGDAGSGLLRPEPLLPDEPDVATWLRQGADLVTTSGDKLLGGPQSGLIFGRAELVEQLRRHPLARALRVDKLTLAALEATVGGPGTPTLDALHADAAGLRRRAGELAARLRDKAVAAEVVDSAGVVGGGGAPGVRLRGAAVALDERLAGVLRRGEPPVLGRVERGRCLLDLRAVPEADDETLLNAVLAVAHHVPD
- a CDS encoding selenocysteine-specific translation elongation factor, with amino-acid sequence MKGTSVHVVATAGHVDHGKSTLLRALTGMEPDRWAEERRRGLTIDLGFVWTSDPDVAFVDVPGHERFISNMLAGVGPVPAVLFVVAADGGWQVQSEEHLAVLDTLGVRHGVLAVTRADLADPAPVLAEAAERLGRTSLGGVEAVAVSAVTGQGLPELRAALGRLTAALPVPDPSADVRLWIDRAFTVDGRGVVVTGTLGRGTLRTAQTLEIAGTGDLVEVRGLHSLQVAYEEVRGPARVAVNLRGRAAAGLRRGDALLDPERWAEVGEVDVRLDETHAPAARARVARADGAAARMPGQLIWHIGSAAVPARVRPLGSGTARVTLSRPLPLRLGDRALLRDPGNRDVYGATLLDVRPPALDRRGAARARAAELATLTGAPDGAAELRRRGLMRRADMLAMGATPPGPPVAGDWLADGEHWAGLRGRLLRLVEEHDRAHPEDPGLTPEAVRQALGLPDRALVDALAAGTSLRRRRGRLAAALPVLPERLRGAVAAVRRELAGAPFAAPDAGRLAELGLDARALAIAEAAGALLRVQPGVVLLPGALEEAVRILAGLAQPFTVAQARQAMGTSRRVALAVLQRLDGLGRTRRVDDAHRVILG